Proteins encoded in a region of the Saccharopolyspora phatthalungensis genome:
- a CDS encoding amino acid ABC transporter permease — MTDMTAALRQPEARLGEPVNARTRWRTGQLLVAVVVLVIGAQIVWGLITNRRLRWDVVGQYLFSSTILDGLGLTIVLTVASMAIGIVLGSLLALMRISSNPVLARASQLYIWFFRGTPLLVQMLFWAFASAAFPTVSLGIPFGPVFVSWDTNTLISLFAAGLLALGLNEAAYVAEIVRAGIMSVDPGQLEAGQALGMTRRKLMSRIVARQAMRIVIPPLGNATILMLKTTSLVFTIALPELLTSAKIIYGNNFQQIPLLIVASIWYLALTTVLTFLQSRLEKRVGRGFSRSSRKTLPTREELV; from the coding sequence ATGACTGATATGACAGCGGCGCTGCGGCAGCCCGAGGCCCGTCTCGGCGAGCCCGTGAACGCCCGGACCCGCTGGCGCACCGGACAGCTGCTCGTCGCGGTGGTCGTGCTGGTGATCGGGGCGCAGATCGTGTGGGGCTTGATCACGAACCGTCGCCTTCGCTGGGACGTGGTCGGTCAGTACCTGTTCTCCTCGACCATTCTCGACGGTCTGGGACTGACCATCGTGCTCACGGTCGCGTCGATGGCCATCGGGATCGTGCTGGGCAGCCTGCTGGCCCTGATGCGGATCTCCTCGAATCCCGTGCTGGCCAGGGCGAGCCAGCTCTACATCTGGTTCTTCCGCGGAACACCGCTGCTGGTGCAGATGTTGTTCTGGGCCTTCGCGTCCGCGGCGTTCCCCACCGTCTCGCTGGGCATCCCGTTCGGACCCGTGTTCGTGTCCTGGGACACCAACACCCTGATATCGCTGTTCGCCGCCGGTCTGCTCGCGCTCGGTCTCAACGAGGCCGCCTATGTCGCGGAGATCGTCCGCGCGGGCATCATGTCTGTCGATCCCGGGCAACTCGAAGCGGGCCAGGCGCTCGGGATGACGCGCCGCAAGCTCATGTCCCGGATCGTGGCCCGGCAGGCGATGCGGATCGTCATCCCGCCTCTGGGCAACGCGACGATCCTGATGCTCAAAACGACCTCGCTGGTCTTCACGATCGCGCTGCCCGAACTGCTCACCTCCGCGAAAATCATCTACGGCAACAACTTCCAGCAGATCCCGCTACTGATCGTCGCCTCCATCTGGTACCTGGCGCTGACCACCGTGCTGACCTTCCTGCAAAGCCGCCTGGAAAAACGGGTCGGCCGCGGTTTCTCCCGCTCCTCACGCAAGACGCTGCCCACCCGAGAGGAACTGGTGTGA
- a CDS encoding WXG100-like domain-containing protein, whose product MSLMVPVEVRRLFQVLTGEDMTDADEDALFAVAERLESDAAVVEMLAPAVQDVVGRVRGGFSGKAADRFAERSAGFSPVLEAGGGGLRELAGFVRNLALQVQYLKFVTVGGLVLLLAEIAWAVAMAGPTGGASMAWLAARFAVMRFLLSRWWGQLFMRLAMGQVVGVGLQVLMDAGAQGLQFALGTRDKWDAQTSEMAAGVGAFSGLLALPLSALGNVVGNAVTKVLVRGLGDEVDKEVLEAAVRNVVEEHAEQFPVGSMAKFADVVSRNIEDYTGMSVRGTWAARFGGGLGESIEEGLTEMFGEAGYGAISGQGAQWNPFSFTAGLSEAIGSGIGNLMGLAVRGELTPAGRAREAADGEKDSGGADTDTDLDAGTTEELKTDSGSQTGEKLGFQEAVPEVDSGVSVPSWTRAGGPGPGSDSVPDSAPGSAPGSVASGIPVTSAIQPAGSGPEKAPLGGGTGGPRGGDGAADREETAGLSPSPGAPLADGPGSGHSVPGTAVTPPSGGVDTPGGEPRGVDAGGVVSGGVGSGVSVTPRGTTSWGEGDVADPDVLRGQARPGTPPPAYSPSQGDGSGSPGSGGAVWTGDSRVGTPPPAYGPVAGADRVGPESSGVDGPGGSVGHSEPGSGSIKQGGPLVAGGGVTSGDSRADSPSRGGQVGADSSGPRGPGGSVEHFPSAPGSDSFNSGGSLASDGVVTPGNVLADLPSGDGHTAPGSFAGEPTVQVPAPLVDGPSAGATDVPGVSSGAVGSGVASSAGDVVPGSGGGVGLAGQGSVWGDGAVPGAESGSGADSVAGNGNSGRAGDGVPELSLSSGSSDVASFGDAVLGAGPVGLPGDAVRVSVPVDVVSGGGFAEFVRVQVGDVDAGPVVLVPGEGSPAGGVVVSPAQASEAARGMGRDVVALMPARGRRGPRWMRFGADGSRPRPVGGPGSVQAPVQVGEGHGSLGALASSSSAVPKGVVESAVGGSTEKGRGAEAVADSTATDTSGDGEGVQGDAEDGADSAGVANWSESDLHGEVARARELGGSRAVASRIVQGTHDVVALARGDVGVSLDDVVALVAARVGEFGRGAAVRFSRELAARLGSRGSGLGVRAGAGEDPLADLPGLEEFANGGQGSHGGVSGGSPDIPMTWGFDPDAPEWTDQLGTWGFDPSPGELAHDLATWGFDPAVVERSVGSGWDVAGTVSTVAEGAAAVGGEQSYSAPGAGGEFSGQGGSRIPVSNEDTDAVISGTVSVSDAGGRKRGLPDDSVDEGAARRTAGPGRPTAERLENAEQLREEARVEARRGRDAGKPYSGEALGKKFGRTGGWGRRRLAEISDEGGVTHAALLEQERREQRREREAARAEAQRAHDAGERSNGSALGRKFGRSAWWGKARLREIRAEDGATGGTVRAQGQEALREEARAEAQRAAESANDPMAWAFDPVAVESVFDPVSAESVFDPLAIESVFDPLAVEGLLAGVAERSRLVAELGGLVDSLRRLLVGAPAGYMPGLGERVEHWSQTLAERGFDGVDVVALRKRVSDAARLVERLRSDGLVDVTADESALAFAELGPVGASVGEALTGDEFAGGEGVLEGDPLMAAEGWSWGPESMVGDMADSGLSGAGPEVVSAAGLAEPYWSGPDGLGDALAASDQVLRAFGERNGEGAVTVLLGQADWVLGPDFQGVDRFRVVMAHRLLSRPGDWDGARVLRDRLGRYLAGELEVEVEVRTRLGGFEGLDSSELVNKVACAEARRALEAGEPYTADTLAQRFRKSERWGSRRLEEISEGLSRVTSLEKEREEARAEARRARDAGEAHTGETLAQSFGRSAAWGWQRLAEIRDEGGVTRATLRDQEQEAVREAARVEARRARDAGEAHTGKTLAQKFRRREVWGRQRLAEIRDEGGVTRAALRGREQEAVREAARVEARRARDAGEPYNGETLAEKFGKSRQWGRERLAEISRDGAPIPDSRTVPLAGDEFVVGPAAMAGEAMVGDVAGVEMSGAGRVAERPVGFSEPGRTGRLVALRDAFEAADQVLRAFGERNGEGAVTVLLGQADWVLGPDFQGVDRFRVVMAHRLLSRPGDWGGARMLRDRLGRYLAGEVKVDLGGELGGVEGRDNAESVNEVARAEARRARDEGEPDNGEALARKFKMGAAWGWERLQEIRLEDASARPELGEQEQEDPAAGLESPVQGGVLRDSPADIRPAEDSGAGGETQGELLEGEALREAALAEVRRARDAGQPYTSRSLGKKFGKGAEWGRLRLREIQAEGGLTGAEMRERESEALREAALAEARRARDAGQPHTGETLGKMFGRSEAWGRMRLLNIRAEGGLTTADVEEQKREAGRREARRARDAGTPYRAAALGKKFGKSREWGRTRLREIENEVAGSSGEVVGFAGGTSANKRVVGGGEECG is encoded by the coding sequence ATGTCGCTTATGGTGCCGGTGGAGGTGAGGCGGCTTTTTCAGGTGTTGACCGGTGAGGACATGACGGATGCGGATGAGGATGCGTTGTTCGCGGTGGCGGAGCGGTTGGAGTCGGATGCGGCGGTGGTGGAGATGTTGGCTCCGGCGGTGCAGGACGTGGTCGGGCGCGTGCGGGGTGGGTTTTCGGGTAAGGCGGCGGATCGGTTCGCGGAGCGGTCGGCGGGGTTTTCTCCGGTGTTGGAGGCCGGTGGTGGGGGGTTGCGGGAGTTGGCGGGGTTTGTGCGGAATTTGGCGTTGCAGGTGCAGTATTTGAAGTTTGTGACGGTGGGTGGGTTGGTGTTGTTGTTGGCGGAGATTGCGTGGGCGGTGGCGATGGCGGGTCCCACTGGTGGGGCGAGTATGGCGTGGTTGGCGGCGCGGTTTGCGGTGATGCGGTTTTTGTTGTCGCGGTGGTGGGGTCAGTTGTTCATGCGTTTGGCGATGGGTCAGGTGGTGGGGGTGGGGTTGCAGGTGTTGATGGATGCGGGTGCTCAGGGGTTGCAGTTTGCGTTGGGGACGCGGGATAAGTGGGATGCGCAGACTTCGGAGATGGCGGCGGGGGTGGGGGCGTTTAGTGGGTTGTTGGCGTTGCCGTTGTCGGCGTTGGGGAATGTGGTGGGGAATGCGGTGACGAAGGTGTTGGTGCGGGGTCTGGGTGATGAGGTGGATAAGGAGGTGTTGGAGGCGGCGGTGCGGAATGTGGTGGAGGAGCATGCGGAGCAGTTTCCGGTGGGGTCGATGGCGAAGTTTGCCGATGTGGTGTCGAGGAATATTGAGGATTACACGGGGATGTCGGTGCGGGGGACGTGGGCGGCGCGGTTTGGTGGGGGGTTGGGGGAGTCGATTGAGGAGGGTTTGACGGAGATGTTTGGCGAGGCCGGGTATGGGGCGATCAGTGGTCAGGGGGCGCAGTGGAATCCGTTCTCGTTCACCGCCGGGCTGTCGGAGGCGATCGGCTCCGGGATCGGGAACCTGATGGGCCTAGCGGTGCGGGGTGAGTTGACTCCGGCGGGCCGGGCCCGGGAAGCCGCCGATGGGGAGAAGGATTCCGGCGGTGCGGACACGGACACGGACTTGGACGCGGGTACGACTGAGGAGTTGAAGACCGACTCCGGGTCGCAGACGGGCGAGAAGCTCGGCTTCCAGGAGGCTGTGCCTGAGGTGGATTCCGGGGTGTCGGTGCCTTCCTGGACACGGGCCGGTGGCCCGGGTCCGGGTTCGGACTCGGTACCGGATTCGGCACCGGGTTCGGCACCGGGTTCGGTGGCGTCGGGCATTCCGGTGACTTCGGCTATCCAGCCTGCTGGCTCCGGCCCCGAAAAGGCGCCGCTTGGTGGCGGTACCGGCGGCCCGCGGGGTGGAGACGGCGCGGCGGACAGGGAGGAAACGGCTGGTCTGTCTCCGTCCCCGGGTGCGCCGTTGGCGGACGGTCCGGGATCAGGGCACTCGGTGCCGGGTACCGCGGTGACTCCGCCTAGCGGTGGTGTGGATACGCCTGGTGGTGAGCCCAGGGGTGTGGATGCAGGTGGCGTCGTGAGTGGAGGCGTTGGGTCTGGGGTGTCTGTGACGCCGAGGGGTACGACATCGTGGGGTGAGGGTGATGTGGCGGATCCGGATGTGTTGCGGGGGCAGGCTAGGCCGGGTACGCCGCCACCGGCGTATAGCCCGTCTCAGGGTGATGGCAGTGGTTCGCCGGGTTCTGGTGGTGCGGTCTGGACGGGGGATTCGCGTGTTGGTACGCCGCCGCCGGCGTATGGCCCGGTTGCTGGTGCCGATCGCGTTGGTCCTGAATCGTCTGGTGTGGACGGTCCTGGTGGGTCGGTGGGGCATTCGGAGCCGGGGTCGGGTTCGATCAAGCAGGGTGGTCCGCTGGTTGCTGGTGGTGGGGTGACGTCAGGGGATTCCCGCGCCGATTCACCTTCGCGTGGCGGACAGGTCGGCGCTGACTCGTCTGGTCCACGCGGTCCTGGTGGGTCGGTGGAGCATTTTCCGTCGGCGCCGGGGTCGGATTCGTTCAATTCAGGTGGTTCGCTGGCTTCCGATGGTGTTGTGACGCCGGGGAATGTCCTTGCCGACTTGCCTTCTGGTGACGGCCACACCGCTCCCGGCTCGTTCGCGGGGGAGCCCACGGTCCAGGTTCCTGCCCCGTTGGTGGATGGTCCGTCGGCGGGCGCGACTGATGTGCCTGGTGTGTCTTCGGGCGCTGTGGGTTCGGGGGTGGCTTCGTCTGCGGGTGATGTGGTTCCGGGGTCCGGTGGTGGGGTGGGATTGGCGGGTCAGGGGTCTGTGTGGGGTGACGGGGCTGTTCCTGGGGCGGAGTCGGGCTCTGGTGCGGATTCGGTTGCTGGGAATGGGAATTCGGGTCGTGCGGGTGATGGTGTGCCGGAGTTGTCGCTGTCATCGGGGTCGTCGGACGTGGCGTCGTTTGGTGATGCGGTGTTGGGTGCGGGGCCGGTGGGGTTGCCGGGGGATGCGGTGCGGGTGTCGGTGCCGGTGGATGTGGTGTCTGGGGGCGGGTTTGCGGAGTTTGTGCGTGTTCAGGTGGGGGATGTGGATGCGGGGCCGGTGGTGTTGGTGCCGGGGGAGGGTTCGCCTGCTGGTGGTGTGGTGGTGTCGCCTGCTCAGGCGTCGGAGGCGGCGCGGGGAATGGGGCGTGATGTTGTTGCGTTAATGCCGGCTCGGGGTCGTCGTGGTCCGCGGTGGATGCGTTTTGGTGCGGATGGGTCTCGTCCTCGTCCGGTGGGTGGGCCGGGGTCGGTTCAGGCGCCGGTGCAGGTCGGTGAGGGGCACGGATCTCTGGGTGCGTTGGCGAGTTCGTCGTCCGCTGTTCCGAAGGGCGTGGTGGAGTCGGCGGTTGGGGGGTCGACCGAGAAGGGGCGTGGTGCTGAGGCGGTGGCTGACTCGACGGCGACGGATACCTCGGGCGATGGGGAGGGTGTACAGGGGGACGCGGAGGACGGGGCGGATTCGGCGGGTGTGGCGAACTGGTCGGAGTCGGACCTTCATGGGGAGGTTGCGCGGGCCAGGGAACTGGGTGGGTCGCGTGCGGTGGCGTCCCGGATTGTGCAGGGGACGCATGATGTCGTGGCGTTGGCGCGGGGGGATGTGGGTGTGTCGTTGGATGATGTGGTGGCGTTGGTGGCGGCGCGGGTGGGGGAGTTCGGTCGTGGGGCTGCGGTGCGGTTTTCGCGGGAGTTGGCGGCCAGGCTGGGTAGTAGGGGCTCGGGGTTGGGTGTTCGTGCTGGGGCGGGGGAGGATCCGTTGGCGGACTTGCCGGGGCTTGAGGAGTTCGCGAACGGTGGCCAGGGTAGTCATGGTGGGGTGAGTGGGGGGTCGCCGGATATTCCGATGACGTGGGGGTTTGATCCGGACGCGCCGGAGTGGACGGATCAATTGGGGACGTGGGGTTTTGATCCGAGTCCTGGGGAGTTGGCGCATGATTTGGCGACGTGGGGATTCGATCCGGCGGTTGTTGAGCGATCGGTGGGTTCTGGGTGGGATGTGGCGGGGACGGTGTCGACTGTTGCTGAGGGGGCGGCGGCGGTGGGGGGTGAGCAGTCTTATTCCGCACCGGGTGCGGGCGGTGAGTTTTCGGGTCAGGGTGGGTCGCGGATACCGGTGTCTAATGAGGACACTGATGCCGTTATCAGCGGGACGGTGTCGGTCAGTGACGCTGGTGGCCGCAAGCGGGGCCTTCCCGATGATTCGGTCGATGAGGGTGCTGCGCGCAGGACCGCGGGGCCGGGCCGCCCGACGGCCGAAAGGCTCGAAAACGCGGAGCAGCTGCGCGAGGAGGCGCGTGTGGAGGCGCGGCGTGGTCGAGACGCGGGTAAGCCATACAGCGGTGAAGCGTTGGGGAAGAAGTTCGGTAGGACCGGGGGATGGGGGCGAAGGCGGCTTGCGGAGATCAGCGATGAGGGTGGGGTGACACACGCGGCTTTGCTGGAGCAGGAACGGCGGGAGCAGCGGCGGGAGCGGGAGGCGGCGCGGGCGGAGGCGCAGCGCGCGCATGACGCGGGTGAGCGCTCCAACGGTTCGGCGTTGGGGAGGAAGTTCGGAAGGAGTGCGTGGTGGGGTAAGGCCCGCCTCAGGGAAATCAGGGCCGAAGATGGTGCGACTGGAGGGACTGTGCGGGCGCAGGGCCAGGAGGCGTTGCGCGAGGAGGCGCGTGCGGAGGCGCAGCGTGCCGCTGAGTCGGCGAATGATCCGATGGCGTGGGCGTTTGATCCGGTGGCGGTTGAGTCGGTGTTTGATCCGGTTTCCGCTGAGTCGGTGTTTGATCCGTTGGCGATTGAGTCGGTGTTTGATCCGTTGGCCGTTGAGGGGTTGTTGGCGGGTGTTGCTGAGCGGTCGCGGTTGGTTGCCGAGTTGGGTGGTTTGGTTGATTCGTTGCGGCGGCTTTTGGTTGGTGCGCCGGCCGGTTATATGCCTGGGTTGGGGGAGCGGGTGGAGCACTGGTCGCAGACATTGGCCGAGCGTGGGTTTGATGGTGTGGATGTCGTGGCGCTGCGGAAGCGGGTGAGTGATGCTGCGAGGTTGGTGGAGCGGTTGCGCAGCGACGGTTTGGTGGATGTTACGGCCGATGAGAGTGCCTTGGCGTTCGCGGAATTGGGACCGGTCGGGGCGTCGGTGGGTGAAGCGCTCACCGGTGATGAGTTTGCCGGCGGTGAGGGTGTGCTGGAGGGTGACCCTTTGATGGCGGCTGAAGGGTGGTCGTGGGGTCCTGAATCGATGGTCGGTGATATGGCGGATTCAGGGTTGTCGGGTGCCGGTCCGGAGGTGGTGAGCGCTGCGGGGCTGGCGGAGCCTTATTGGTCTGGCCCTGATGGCTTGGGGGATGCCTTAGCGGCTTCGGATCAGGTGTTGCGGGCGTTTGGTGAGCGCAATGGTGAGGGTGCCGTCACTGTGTTGCTGGGTCAGGCGGATTGGGTTTTGGGGCCGGATTTCCAGGGGGTGGACCGGTTCCGGGTCGTGATGGCGCATCGGTTGTTGTCGCGTCCAGGGGATTGGGACGGTGCTCGGGTGTTGCGGGATCGGTTGGGGCGGTACTTGGCAGGTGAGTTGGAGGTGGAGGTGGAGGTGCGGACGCGGTTGGGCGGGTTCGAAGGGCTGGACAGTTCGGAGTTGGTCAACAAGGTGGCGTGCGCGGAGGCGCGTCGTGCTCTTGAGGCGGGTGAGCCTTACACCGCTGACACGTTGGCGCAAAGGTTCCGCAAGAGCGAAAGGTGGGGCAGCCGGCGGCTTGAGGAAATCAGCGAAGGCTTGTCACGGGTGACTTCTCTGGAGAAGGAGCGGGAGGAGGCGCGTGCGGAGGCGCGTCGTGCTCGTGATGCGGGTGAGGCCCACACCGGTGAGACGTTGGCACAGAGTTTCGGAAGGAGCGCGGCGTGGGGTTGGCAGCGGCTTGCTGAGATTAGGGATGAGGGTGGTGTGACCCGGGCGACTTTGCGGGATCAGGAGCAGGAGGCGGTGCGGGAGGCGGCGCGGGTGGAGGCGCGTCGTGCTCGTGACGCGGGCGAGGCCCACACCGGTAAGACGTTGGCACAGAAGTTCCGACGGCGAGAGGTGTGGGGCCGGCAGCGGCTTGCTGAGATTAGGGATGAGGGTGGTGTGACCCGGGCGGCATTGCGGGGTCGGGAGCAGGAGGCGGTGCGGGAGGCGGCGCGGGTGGAGGCGCGTCGTGCTCGTGACGCGGGCGAGCCCTACAACGGTGAGACGTTGGCCGAGAAGTTCGGAAAGAGCAGGCAATGGGGCCGGGAGCGGCTTGCGGAAATCAGCCGAGATGGTGCGCCGATTCCGGATTCGCGCACGGTTCCGCTGGCTGGTGATGAGTTCGTTGTCGGGCCGGCTGCTATGGCCGGTGAGGCGATGGTTGGTGACGTGGCGGGCGTGGAGATGTCGGGTGCTGGGCGGGTGGCGGAGAGGCCTGTGGGGTTCTCGGAGCCTGGTCGGACTGGGCGCCTGGTTGCGTTGCGCGATGCCTTCGAGGCCGCGGATCAGGTGTTGCGGGCGTTCGGTGAGCGCAATGGTGAGGGTGCCGTCACTGTGTTGCTGGGTCAGGCGGATTGGGTTTTGGGGCCGGATTTCCAGGGGGTGGACCGGTTCCGGGTCGTGATGGCGCATCGGTTGTTGTCGCGTCCGGGGGATTGGGGTGGTGCTCGGATGTTGCGGGATCGGTTGGGGCGTTATTTGGCTGGCGAGGTGAAGGTGGATTTGGGCGGGGAGCTGGGCGGTGTCGAGGGGCGTGACAATGCGGAGTCGGTCAACGAGGTGGCGCGTGCGGAGGCGCGGCGTGCCCGTGACGAGGGTGAGCCTGACAACGGTGAGGCGTTGGCGAGGAAGTTTAAGATGGGCGCGGCGTGGGGTTGGGAGCGCCTTCAGGAGATCAGGCTTGAGGACGCTTCGGCTCGGCCGGAGTTGGGCGAGCAGGAACAGGAAGACCCTGCAGCGGGGCTGGAATCGCCCGTCCAGGGTGGAGTGCTGCGGGATTCGCCGGCGGATATCCGGCCTGCGGAAGACAGCGGTGCGGGTGGCGAGACACAGGGCGAGTTGCTGGAGGGCGAGGCGTTGCGGGAGGCGGCGCTCGCGGAGGTGCGGCGTGCTCGGGACGCTGGCCAGCCCTACACCAGCCGATCGTTGGGGAAGAAGTTCGGAAAAGGCGCGGAGTGGGGGCGGCTGCGGCTTCGGGAGATCCAGGCTGAGGGTGGTTTGACCGGGGCCGAGATGCGGGAGCGGGAGAGCGAGGCGTTGCGGGAGGCGGCGCTCGCGGAGGCGCGGCGTGCTCGGGACGCTGGCCAGCCGCACACCGGTGAAACCTTGGGGAAGATGTTCGGAAGGAGCGAAGCGTGGGGGCGAATGCGGCTTCTGAACATCCGGGCTGAGGGTGGTTTGACGACAGCGGATGTGGAAGAGCAGAAGCGGGAAGCCGGGCGTAGGGAGGCGCGGCGTGCTCGTGACGCGGGTACCCCTTACCGCGCTGCGGCGTTGGGGAAGAAGTTCGGAAAGAGCAGGGAGTGGGGGCGGACGCGGCTTCGGGAGATCGAAAACGAGGTTGCTGGTTCATCCGGTGAGGTGGTGGGCTTCGCGGGTGGTACGTCGGCGAATAAACGGGTCGTCGGTGGAGGTGAGGAGTGCGGCTGA
- a CDS encoding amino acid ABC transporter ATP-binding protein, with the protein MRAEGVGKSFGSVQVLKGIDLEVAAGEVVCVIGPSGSGKSTFLRCINHLEKIDHGRLSVNGTLIGYEETDGGLHELREADIARQRTRIGMVFQRFNLFAHLSVLDNIVEAPIHVNGENRRDAERRARTLLERVGLADRADSYPNELSGGQQQRVAIARALAMNPALMLFDEPTSALDPELVGDVLDVMRDLARAGMTMIVVTHEIGFARELADRVVFMDDGRIVELGPPDLLLTAPSHPRTQAFLSTVR; encoded by the coding sequence ATGCGCGCCGAGGGCGTGGGAAAGTCTTTCGGATCGGTCCAGGTCCTCAAGGGAATCGACCTGGAGGTCGCCGCCGGCGAGGTCGTCTGCGTCATCGGACCGTCGGGTTCGGGCAAGAGCACGTTCCTGCGCTGTATCAACCACCTGGAGAAGATCGACCACGGCCGGCTGTCGGTGAACGGGACGCTCATCGGCTACGAGGAGACCGACGGCGGCCTGCACGAGCTGCGCGAGGCGGATATCGCGCGGCAGCGCACCCGGATCGGGATGGTGTTCCAGCGCTTCAACCTCTTCGCCCACCTGTCCGTCCTGGACAACATCGTCGAGGCCCCGATCCACGTCAACGGCGAGAACCGCCGTGACGCCGAGCGCAGGGCACGCACGCTACTGGAACGGGTCGGGCTGGCCGACCGAGCCGACAGCTACCCGAATGAACTGTCGGGCGGCCAGCAGCAGCGGGTCGCGATCGCCCGCGCGCTGGCCATGAATCCCGCGCTGATGCTGTTCGACGAGCCCACCTCGGCCCTGGACCCGGAACTGGTGGGCGACGTGCTGGACGTGATGCGCGACCTGGCCCGCGCCGGAATGACGATGATCGTGGTGACCCACGAGATCGGGTTCGCCCGCGAGCTCGCCGACCGCGTGGTGTTCATGGACGACGGCCGCATCGTCGAACTCGGACCGCCGGATCTCCTGCTGACCGCACCGTCCCATCCCCGAACGCAGGCATTCCTGTCCACCGTCCGCTGA
- a CDS encoding M24 family metallopeptidase, with amino-acid sequence MSLRFENTLYIFQIHCIGVPVALSDAVYSDMTRARRLLEESSIDAIVVAWPENVGYVSGFYHPDLHLTWERLHVVVWASGHEPVFVVPRPREQNWMANTSQPWGPDDQRPHIDDIRGFDGEHAAAMHVIGDALEEHGITAGTVGVEFRSAPYRIVRGLQKRFPKLTFADAWPLLNEMRKIKTAAEVELITSINQLTAQAMGKVLSTVEPGETERSVASRLTHTLLDAGADELSHTVFGGDCRGGQWHPWPSERLLEKGDVLRADWGIRKNGYRSDIARTTVVGTANAHQRDHFSRILEVFDIVVDSVCPGVVASEIFQLAKKNYERLGLEFRWPIVGHGIGLVLHEEPHLTPEYDDPIVEGMLLEIELGWVDENVGYHYEDLVHVGPSGATCLTGQPGTWRLIESGTR; translated from the coding sequence ATGTCACTACGGTTCGAAAATACACTGTATATTTTTCAGATACACTGTATTGGAGTCCCCGTGGCCCTATCGGACGCTGTCTACTCCGACATGACTCGCGCGAGACGTCTGCTCGAGGAAAGCTCGATCGACGCAATCGTCGTCGCGTGGCCCGAGAACGTTGGCTACGTCTCGGGCTTCTATCACCCGGATCTGCATCTCACGTGGGAACGACTCCACGTAGTCGTCTGGGCCTCGGGGCATGAACCCGTCTTCGTTGTCCCTCGACCGCGCGAGCAGAACTGGATGGCGAACACTTCCCAGCCCTGGGGACCTGACGACCAACGGCCGCACATCGACGACATCCGCGGCTTCGACGGCGAGCACGCCGCTGCGATGCACGTCATCGGCGATGCACTTGAGGAACACGGCATCACTGCCGGCACCGTCGGGGTCGAGTTCCGCTCTGCCCCCTACAGAATCGTCCGCGGTCTCCAGAAGCGGTTCCCGAAACTGACCTTTGCCGACGCTTGGCCGCTGCTCAACGAGATGCGAAAGATCAAGACCGCGGCAGAGGTTGAGCTGATTACTTCGATCAACCAGTTGACCGCGCAGGCCATGGGAAAGGTGCTTTCGACAGTCGAACCAGGCGAGACGGAACGCAGCGTCGCATCGCGGCTCACGCACACGCTGCTCGACGCCGGCGCGGACGAGCTGAGCCACACTGTATTCGGCGGCGACTGCCGGGGTGGCCAATGGCACCCATGGCCGAGCGAGCGCCTCCTTGAGAAAGGCGATGTGCTGCGAGCCGACTGGGGCATCCGCAAGAACGGCTACCGCTCGGACATCGCCAGGACCACAGTCGTCGGTACGGCCAACGCTCACCAGCGTGATCATTTCTCCCGGATCCTCGAGGTCTTCGACATCGTGGTTGACTCCGTGTGCCCGGGCGTGGTGGCTTCGGAGATCTTCCAGTTGGCCAAGAAGAACTACGAGCGGCTCGGACTCGAATTCCGCTGGCCCATAGTGGGGCACGGGATCGGTCTGGTTCTCCATGAAGAACCGCATCTGACCCCCGAATATGACGACCCCATCGTCGAGGGGATGCTCCTGGAGATCGAGCTCGGGTGGGTCGACGAGAACGTCGGTTATCACTACGAAGACCTCGTCCATGTAGGACCCAGCGGCGCAACCTGCCTGACAGGTCAACCAGGAACATGGCGCCTCATCGAGTCGGGAACCAGATGA
- a CDS encoding MurR/RpiR family transcriptional regulator produces MSVPSKRLPTTVASGRPGNTVSTDAAEERGAASLAQLFAGHALTPSQRRIAAFLSSRPVDEAARISITQVAAGAGVSQPSVSRFAVALGYRGFNELRVAIQAVEPTTADAATPSTPSDSPAQHRIQREIDALRRLQENVADGAGIASAAAVLAASRPLPIVGLRVSAPLATMLGQFASKIMPDVRIYTHGGSALTEALTRAKLDGATALLAIGMPRYPRELRDALDLTSSLGLETILITDSRYSSIADLADHLLLVEPSHDFTFDSYAAPSVMCGLLLQALVESQPKDNSGRLDDFDELASAHEFFVE; encoded by the coding sequence GTGAGCGTGCCCTCGAAGCGGCTTCCGACGACAGTGGCATCCGGTCGCCCCGGCAACACGGTATCCACCGACGCGGCGGAGGAGCGCGGCGCCGCGAGCCTGGCCCAGCTCTTCGCCGGCCACGCACTGACCCCGAGCCAGCGCCGCATCGCGGCGTTCCTAAGCTCGCGGCCGGTCGACGAAGCGGCCCGCATATCCATCACGCAAGTAGCCGCCGGAGCGGGCGTCAGCCAACCATCGGTGAGCCGGTTCGCGGTCGCCCTCGGCTACCGCGGCTTCAACGAGCTACGCGTCGCGATCCAGGCGGTGGAGCCGACGACGGCGGACGCGGCTACCCCGTCCACGCCGTCCGACAGCCCAGCCCAGCACCGCATCCAGCGGGAGATCGACGCGCTGCGGCGCCTACAGGAGAACGTGGCCGACGGCGCCGGTATCGCCTCAGCAGCGGCCGTCCTCGCCGCGAGCAGGCCACTGCCCATCGTCGGCCTACGCGTCTCGGCCCCCCTGGCGACCATGCTCGGCCAATTCGCCTCCAAGATCATGCCGGATGTCCGCATCTACACACACGGCGGCTCCGCACTCACCGAAGCCCTCACCCGCGCGAAACTAGACGGCGCCACCGCGTTGCTCGCCATCGGAATGCCCCGCTACCCACGCGAGCTACGCGACGCCCTCGACCTCACGTCATCCCTCGGCCTGGAAACCATCCTCATCACGGATAGCCGCTACTCCTCCATCGCCGATCTCGCAGACCACCTGCTACTCGTCGAACCCTCACACGACTTCACGTTCGACTCCTACGCCGCACCGAGCGTGATGTGCGGGCTCCTGCTCCAAGCGCTGGTCGAGTCCCAACCGAAAGACAACAGCGGACGCCTCGACGACTTCGACGAACTCGCAAGCGCCCACGAGTTCTTCGTTGAGTGA